One genomic region from Streptomyces sp. NBC_00582 encodes:
- a CDS encoding 1-phosphofructokinase family hexose kinase, with the protein MILTVTLNTALDLTYRVPALRPHTAHRVTEVTERPGGKGLNVARVLAALGHEVTVTGFAGGATGRVLRELLPLSVGDALLPVCGATRRTVAVVDARTGDTTQLNEPGPLIGPAEWSAFQEAYEDLVADADAVALCGSLPPGVPVGAYAGLVRTARAAGVPVLLDTSGEPLRRGVAARPDIVKPNADELAELTGSHEPLRATQDARRRGAQAVVASLGPEGLLAATPEGRWRATPPTRIHGNPTGAGDSVAAGLLSALVEGLPWPARLARAVALSTATVLAPTAGDFDRPAYEDLQTRITVTGEATAA; encoded by the coding sequence GTGATCCTCACGGTCACGCTGAACACCGCGCTCGACCTCACGTACCGTGTCCCGGCCCTGCGGCCGCACACCGCGCACCGCGTGACGGAGGTGACGGAGCGTCCGGGCGGCAAGGGGCTGAACGTGGCGCGGGTGCTGGCCGCGCTGGGGCACGAGGTGACGGTCACCGGTTTCGCGGGCGGGGCGACCGGCCGGGTCCTACGGGAGCTGCTGCCGTTGTCGGTCGGCGACGCGCTCCTGCCCGTCTGCGGCGCCACCCGCCGCACGGTCGCCGTCGTCGACGCCCGCACCGGTGACACCACCCAGCTGAACGAGCCCGGCCCGCTCATCGGCCCGGCCGAGTGGTCCGCCTTCCAGGAGGCGTACGAGGATCTGGTGGCCGACGCCGACGCGGTGGCCCTGTGCGGGAGTCTGCCGCCGGGGGTTCCGGTGGGGGCGTACGCCGGGCTGGTGCGGACGGCACGGGCGGCGGGGGTGCCGGTCCTGCTGGACACGAGCGGGGAGCCGCTGCGCCGGGGGGTCGCGGCCCGCCCGGACATCGTCAAGCCGAACGCCGACGAGCTGGCCGAACTGACCGGCTCGCACGAGCCGCTGAGGGCGACTCAGGACGCCCGGCGGCGCGGCGCGCAGGCCGTGGTGGCCTCACTGGGCCCCGAGGGCCTGCTCGCGGCGACCCCGGAGGGCCGCTGGCGCGCCACCCCGCCCACCCGGATCCACGGCAACCCCACGGGCGCCGGCGACTCGGTCGCGGCCGGGCTGCTCTCGGCCCTGGTGGAGGGCCTGCCCTGGCCGGCCCGCCTGGCCCGGGCGGTCGCCCTGTCCACGGCCACGGTCCTCGCCCCGACGGCCGGCGACTTCGACCGCCCCGCCTACGAGGACCTGCAGACCCGCATCACGGTGACCGGCGAGGCCACCGCGGCCTGA
- the nagA gene encoding N-acetylglucosamine-6-phosphate deacetylase, with product MPTGTVEDGQVAVEGTRITGRAPENAHLIDVSGHWLIPGFVDLHNHGGGGASFSGTADDVQKAIRTHRRHGTTTLVASAVTDDMDVLVRQAGLLSELTEQGDLAGIHFEGPFISPCRKGAHSEALLRDPDPADVRKLLDAARGAARMVTLATELPGGLDSVRLLVEHGVIAAVGHTDATYEQTVQAIDAGATVATHLFNAMPPLGHRAPGPIAALLQDERITVELINDGTHLHPASLELAFRHAGADRVAFITDAMDAAGIGDGRYLLGPLEVEVSEGVARLVEGGSIAGSTLTQDRAFKRAVTVDRLSVEDAVTALSATPARVLGLYDTVGSLEPGKDADLVLLDENFDVKGVMRKGDWVIDPQLS from the coding sequence ATGCCCACAGGAACCGTCGAAGACGGCCAAGTGGCCGTCGAGGGCACCCGCATCACCGGCAGGGCCCCCGAAAACGCCCACCTGATCGACGTATCCGGCCACTGGCTGATCCCCGGCTTCGTCGACCTGCACAACCACGGCGGAGGCGGAGCCTCCTTCTCCGGCACGGCGGACGACGTACAGAAGGCCATCCGCACCCACCGCCGCCACGGCACCACCACACTCGTCGCCTCCGCCGTCACCGACGACATGGACGTCCTGGTCCGCCAGGCCGGTCTGCTGAGCGAGCTGACCGAGCAGGGCGATCTGGCCGGCATCCACTTCGAGGGCCCGTTCATCTCGCCCTGCCGCAAGGGCGCCCACTCCGAGGCGCTGCTGCGCGACCCCGACCCGGCGGACGTACGCAAGTTGCTGGACGCGGCCCGCGGCGCGGCGCGCATGGTCACGCTCGCCACCGAACTCCCGGGCGGGCTGGACTCCGTACGCCTCCTGGTCGAACACGGCGTGATCGCGGCCGTGGGGCACACGGACGCGACGTACGAGCAGACGGTTCAGGCCATCGACGCGGGCGCCACGGTCGCCACCCACCTCTTCAACGCGATGCCGCCGCTCGGCCACCGCGCCCCCGGACCGATCGCCGCCCTCCTCCAGGACGAGCGGATCACGGTCGAGCTCATCAACGACGGCACCCACCTCCACCCCGCCTCCCTGGAGCTGGCGTTCCGTCACGCGGGCGCGGACCGGGTGGCGTTCATCACGGACGCGATGGACGCGGCCGGCATCGGAGACGGCCGCTATCTCCTGGGCCCGCTGGAGGTCGAGGTCAGCGAAGGGGTGGCCCGGCTGGTGGAGGGCGGCTCGATCGCGGGCTCCACCCTGACCCAGGACCGCGCCTTCAAACGCGCGGTGACCGTCGACCGCCTGTCCGTCGAGGACGCCGTCACCGCGCTGTCCGCCACCCCGGCCCGCGTCCTCGGCCTCTACGACACGGTGGGCTCCCTCGAACCCGGCAAGGACGCCGACCTGGTCCTCCTCGACGAGAACTTCGACGTCAAGGGCGTGATGCGCAAGGGCGACTGGGTGATCGATCCCCAACTGTCCTGA